In one window of Helianthus annuus cultivar XRQ/B chromosome 17, HanXRQr2.0-SUNRISE, whole genome shotgun sequence DNA:
- the LOC110926064 gene encoding uncharacterized sugar kinase slr0537 produces MAESTLMAALSLVSPFSTNYRPLSSLSTRRLVVPSSTHTSYPVRSTTHHRMPLCSSSNASSSIIEDDDDDDDDVVLDTVDDVSFSNLPDRWDVLGLGQAMVDFSGTVDDEFLMRLGLEKGTRKVVNHEERGRVLQAMDGCSYKAAAGGSLSNTLVALARLGGHPMSGAPLNVAMAGSIGGDPLGGFYRTKLRRANVSFLSAPIKDGTTGTVIVLTTSDAQRTMLAYQGTSSYIKYDSSMESIISKTNILVIEGYLFEFPDTIKTIKKICQVARDNGALVAVTASDVTCIERHYDDFWEIMENYADIVFANSDEARTFCHFSSGESPISATRYLSHFVPLVSVTDGQQGSYIGVKGEALYIPPSPCTPVDTCGAGDAYASGILYGLLRGASDWKGMGSLAARVAATVVGQQGTRLRVQDAARLAKSFTFNVESPSRQSDVGSDQISSL; encoded by the exons ATGGCGGAATCAACACTCATGGCGGCTCTCTCTCTAGTATCCCCCTTTTCCACTAATTATAGGCCCCTTTCCTCGCTCTCCACCCGCCGCCTTGTTGTTCCGTCCAGCACCCATACCAGTTACCCTGTTCGTTCCACCACACACCACCGTATGCCATTATGTTCTTCCTCAAACGCCAGCAGTTCCATAATTGAAGACgatgacgacgacgacgacgacgttGTTTTGGATACGGTTGATGACGTCTCTTTCTCTAATTTGCCTGACCGGTGGGATGTTTTAGGTCTTGGCCAGGCCATG GTGGATTTTTCGGGTACAGTGGATGATGAGTTTTTGATGAGATTGGGTTTAGAAAAGGGTACAAGAAAGGTTGTAAATCATGAGGAGAGAGGTAGGGTTCTGCAAGCAATGGACGGTTGCAGCTATAAGGCGGCTGCTGGTGGATCTTTATCGAATACACTAGTGGCGTTGGCTAGACTTGGTGGTCACCCCATGAGCGGCGCACCCTTGAATGTTGCTATGGCTGGTAGCATTGGTGGTGACCCATTGGGTGGGTTCTACAG AACTAAACTCAGACGGGCCAATGTGAGTTTTCTGTCTGCACCGATCAAGGACGGGACAACAGGGACAGTTATAGTTTTAACAACGTCGGATGCTCAGCGCACGATGCTTGCATATCAG GGCACATCTTCATACATTAAGTATGACTCGAGTATGGAGAGCATAATTTCCAAGACAAATATTCTTGTTATCGAAGGATATTTGTTTGAGTTTCCTGACACGATCAAGACTATTAAGAAAATTTGTCAAGTTGCCCGTGATAATGGTGCTTTGGTTGCTGTTACAGCCTCAGATGTGACGTGCATAGAGAGACATTATGATGATTTTTG GGAAATCATGGAGAATTATGCTGACATCGTGTTTGCAAACAGTGACGAAGCAAGAACCTTTTGTCATTTCTCTTCAGGGGAAAGCCCCATATCTGCCACGCGGTATTTAAGTCATTTTGTTCCTCTAGTTTCCGTGACAGACGGGCAACAAGGGTCATACATTGGTGTAAAAGGAGAGGCTTTGTATATCCCGCCTTCACCCTGCACACCAGTCGACACATGTGGAGCTGGGGACGCATACGCTTCAGGAATATTATATGGTTTATTAAGGGGTGCATCCGATTGGAAAGGTATGGGCTCATTGGCAGCCCGGGTTGCAGCCACAGTGGTTGGGCAGCAGGGAACACGGCTCAGGGTTCAAGATGCTGCTAGGTTGGCCAAGTCGTTCACATTCAATGTCGAGAGCCCATCACGTCAATCTGATGTCGGGTCAGACCAGATTTCTAGTTTGTAG